GTCGTCGTCGACGGCATCCGCTCGGACGTGGAGGTCGAGGCGTTCCGCGAGGCGTTCGGCGAGTCGTTCCTGCTGGTCGAGGTGGACGCACCCTTCGAGGTCCGCGCCGAGCGCCTGGATCTGCGTGGCCGGGACGCGAGCGCCGAGGAGGGCGGCGAGTCGCTGGCGGACCGCGACGAGCGCGAGCTCGGGTTCGGGATGGGCGAGGCCATGGCGATGGCCGACCTGACCATCGAGAACACCGAGACGCTCGCGGCCTTCCAGCGGACCGTCCGGACGCTCCTGCGAGAGGGGGCGGAGGCCCTGGAATGAGTGCCGTCTACAGCGTCGACGTCCGGTCACCGCGCCGGTCAACGACACCGAGGTGACCGCCCGGGTGGCCGACGCCATCCGCAACCTGTTCCCGGAGGCCGACCCGGAACACAGCCACGGCGAACTCCGCGCCGAGGTCCACTCGATGGACGAGTTCTCGGAGTTGCTCCACCGCCTGGAGATTCTCGACACCGCGCGCTCGGTCTTCTTCGACGCACTCGAGGGCGACACCTTCGCGTTCGACGTGAAGAAGCAGGCGGCCTTCGAGGGGCGTATCAACTTCGCCGTCGGCGAGCCCGCGGAGCTGGGCGACATCCACGTTCGCGTGCGGGTACGCGAACCCGACGCCGAGGCCTACATCGACTACGTCGCCCCGCCGACCGAGGACGGGACGCCGGTCGACTCCGAACCATGACGACCGCGATCTGTTTCGACCTCGACGGGACGCTCGTCCACTGGACGCGTCCGCACGAAGCGGTGCTGCGTGAGACGCTGGCCGACCACGGCATCGACCCCGACGACACACTCGTGGCGACAGTCGAAGAGACGTTCTGGACCGCACACGATACGATGGTGGAATCGCCGTTCGAACAGGCGATGGCGACCGCGCTCGACGAGGCCGACGCGGACGGCGGCGACCCGGCGGCGATGGTCGAGACGTTCCGGGAGCGGACCTACGAGGCGACGACGGTGCCCGACGGCGCCCGCGAGAGTCTGGCGTCGCTCGGTGCCGACGACCCGCTGGCGGTCGTCACAAACGGCGTCCGCGAGTGGCAGGTGGGCAAGCTTCGCCCATCACGACCTGACCGACCACTTCGACGTCGTCGTCGCCTCCTACGAGGCCGGCGCGCACAAACCCGACCCGGCCCCGTTCGACCGCCTGCGCGACAGACTGCCGGCCGACGAGTACGTGATGGTCGGCGACGACTACGAGGCCGACGTCGAGGGCGCGCGAGCGGCCGGGTTCGTGCCCGTTCACTACGAGCACGAGGCGCGAAGCGCCTCGGACGGGGCAAGCGGCGACCAGCCGCGAGACGCGGGGCCCGACCTCTGGGCGACCCTCCGGGCGCTCGTGTAGGTCAGAAGCCGCTGACGAAGATGGCGAGCCACTCGCCCACCTCGCGGCGCTTGGTGACCCGCACCTCCTCGACCCACTTGACCCACTGGAAGCCACGCCGTCCGGGCGCGACCAGGCGCATCGGGAAGCCGTGGCCGTGCGAGAGGCGCTCGCCGTCGACGTGCGTCGCGAGGACGGCATCACGGGCCTCGTCGATGGGGAGGCTCCAGCGGTAGCCCGTGACCGAGCGGAACTGGACCCACGCCGCTGGGTCGTCCGGGTCGGCGGCCGCGAGCAGGTCGCCCACGCGGACGCCCTGCCACGCGTGGTCGGAGTACCACCCGCTCGTGCAGTCGAGCAGACCCTCCCGCGTCGCATCCGCCGAGAGGTCGTCGACCCCGTACTCGGCGGGCGTCGAGACGCGACCCACGACCGACAGCGACCAGTCGGCCGGGTCGACCGGGTCCGGGTCGTCGGCGACCCGCTGGTCACCGGGAAGCGGTTGCCCTCGCCGCTGCCCTCCTCGCGCGACCCCGTGTACCGCCGGTCGGCTCCCGCGGTGTCCAGCAGGTCGTTGACCGGTCGCTGGAACCGCCAGACGAGCGCGCCCGCGGTGACGACGCCGGCGTAGCGGAGGACGTCGCGGCGCCGGCCCACGGTGGCCCGCGTGGGCCGGTGGTAGCGATAGCGCAGGTGTGTTGCCAGGAGGACGGGCACCAGCAGGCCGAGGCCGACGTGGAGGTGAAAGAGCCCCCACGGCCCCAGGTCGAGCGACCCGCCGAACACCCACCAGACGCCGGTCGCCAGGGCCGCCGTCACGTCGGCCGCGAGCAGTAGGGAGAGAACCCGCCGGCCGGTGAGCCGCGCGGGCGAGACCCGGTGGGAGACTCGCCAC
The DNA window shown above is from Haloarcula halobia and carries:
- a CDS encoding AAA family ATPase codes for the protein MTVIGIVGLPGSGKSEAANVAVDMGVPVVTMGDVIRQECRDRGLDPATDHGTVATALREENGPAAIAERSLPIIEERREDSDTVVVDGIRSDVEVEAFREAFGESFLLVEVDAPFEVRAERLDLRGRDASAEEGGESLADRDERELGFGMGEAMAMADLTIENTETLAAFQRTVRTLLREGAEALE
- a CDS encoding HAD family hydrolase, which gives rise to MPTTRWRSSQTASASGRWASFAHHDLTDHFDVVVASYEAGAHKPDPAPFDRLRDRLPADEYVMVGDDYEADVEGARAAGFVPVHYEHEARSASDGASGDQPRDAGPDLWATLRALV